From a single Apium graveolens cultivar Ventura chromosome 2, ASM990537v1, whole genome shotgun sequence genomic region:
- the LOC141707830 gene encoding nudix hydrolase 16, mitochondrial-like isoform X1, which produces MSELVARTGRLQQRYVDGHRLVAGSHLCRCIPFRYRDSEENDGKKSEKNVEVLMITSTSGPGFLFPKGGWENDETVKEAAMREAVEEAGVRGDLKHFLGYYYFKSKTLQDEFSPEGLCKAAMYALLVKEELNSWPERNLRERRWLSVSEAGECCRHSWMKQALQEGFVRWLSDGMISTME; this is translated from the exons ATGTCTGAATTGGTGGCCCGCACTGGTCGTCTTCAACAACGCTATGTTGATGGCCATCGCCTCGTTGCCGG TAGTCATTTGTGCAGGTGTATTCCATTTAGGTATCgagattctgaagaaaatgatggtaaaaaatctgaaaaaaatGTTGAAGTACTGATGATCACCTCGACTAGTGGACCCGGTTTTCTGTTTCCAAAG GGTGGGTGGGAGAATGATGAAACTGTTAAAGAAGCTGCAATGCGTGAAGCTGTGGAAGAGGCCGGAGTTCGAGGAGATCTAAAG CATTTTCTGGGGTATTACTACTTTAAAAGTAAAACACTTCAAGATGAGTTCAGTCCTGAAGGTTTGTGTAAAGCCGCGATGTATGCTTTGCTTGTGAAGGAGGAGCTCAATTCTTGGCCGGAACGGAACCTTCGTGAAAGACGTTGGCTATCAGTTTCTGAAGCAGGGGAATGTTGTCGGCATTCATGGATGAAACAGGCCTTGCAAGAGGGATTTGTAAGGTGGCTTAGTGATGGTATGATAAGCACCATGGAATAG
- the LOC141707830 gene encoding nudix hydrolase 16, mitochondrial-like isoform X2, whose protein sequence is MSELVARTGRLQQRYVDGHRLVAGCIPFRYRDSEENDGKKSEKNVEVLMITSTSGPGFLFPKGGWENDETVKEAAMREAVEEAGVRGDLKHFLGYYYFKSKTLQDEFSPEGLCKAAMYALLVKEELNSWPERNLRERRWLSVSEAGECCRHSWMKQALQEGFVRWLSDGMISTME, encoded by the exons ATGTCTGAATTGGTGGCCCGCACTGGTCGTCTTCAACAACGCTATGTTGATGGCCATCGCCTCGTTGCCGG GTGTATTCCATTTAGGTATCgagattctgaagaaaatgatggtaaaaaatctgaaaaaaatGTTGAAGTACTGATGATCACCTCGACTAGTGGACCCGGTTTTCTGTTTCCAAAG GGTGGGTGGGAGAATGATGAAACTGTTAAAGAAGCTGCAATGCGTGAAGCTGTGGAAGAGGCCGGAGTTCGAGGAGATCTAAAG CATTTTCTGGGGTATTACTACTTTAAAAGTAAAACACTTCAAGATGAGTTCAGTCCTGAAGGTTTGTGTAAAGCCGCGATGTATGCTTTGCTTGTGAAGGAGGAGCTCAATTCTTGGCCGGAACGGAACCTTCGTGAAAGACGTTGGCTATCAGTTTCTGAAGCAGGGGAATGTTGTCGGCATTCATGGATGAAACAGGCCTTGCAAGAGGGATTTGTAAGGTGGCTTAGTGATGGTATGATAAGCACCATGGAATAG
- the LOC141707830 gene encoding nudix hydrolase 16, mitochondrial-like isoform X3 produces MSELVARTGRLQQRYVDGHRLVAGYRDSEENDGKKSEKNVEVLMITSTSGPGFLFPKGGWENDETVKEAAMREAVEEAGVRGDLKHFLGYYYFKSKTLQDEFSPEGLCKAAMYALLVKEELNSWPERNLRERRWLSVSEAGECCRHSWMKQALQEGFVRWLSDGMISTME; encoded by the exons ATGTCTGAATTGGTGGCCCGCACTGGTCGTCTTCAACAACGCTATGTTGATGGCCATCGCCTCGTTGCCGG GTATCgagattctgaagaaaatgatggtaaaaaatctgaaaaaaatGTTGAAGTACTGATGATCACCTCGACTAGTGGACCCGGTTTTCTGTTTCCAAAG GGTGGGTGGGAGAATGATGAAACTGTTAAAGAAGCTGCAATGCGTGAAGCTGTGGAAGAGGCCGGAGTTCGAGGAGATCTAAAG CATTTTCTGGGGTATTACTACTTTAAAAGTAAAACACTTCAAGATGAGTTCAGTCCTGAAGGTTTGTGTAAAGCCGCGATGTATGCTTTGCTTGTGAAGGAGGAGCTCAATTCTTGGCCGGAACGGAACCTTCGTGAAAGACGTTGGCTATCAGTTTCTGAAGCAGGGGAATGTTGTCGGCATTCATGGATGAAACAGGCCTTGCAAGAGGGATTTGTAAGGTGGCTTAGTGATGGTATGATAAGCACCATGGAATAG